The sequence catgtggaggagcagcggctttactttgagttcctcccggatggcagagtttctcaccctatctctcatCCCAACATCTCAAACATCTcaagcctccgcttgggatggtttcctgctggctccgctgtgaacgggactctcgctgctgtgttggatccgctttggactggactctcgcgactgtgttggatccattatggattgaactttcacagtatcatgttagacccgctcgacatccattgctttcctcctctccaaggttctcatagtcatcattgtcaccgacgtcccactgggtgtgagttttccttgcccttatgtgggcctaccgaggatgtcgtagtggtttgtgcaaccctttgagacactagtgatttagggctatataagtaaacattgattgattgattgattgatctctaagggagagtcccgccacaggtaaactcatttcggccgcttgtacctgtgatcttatcctttcggtcatgacccaaagctcatgaccataggtgaggatgggaacgtagatcgaccggtaaattgagagctttgccttccggctcagctccttcttcaccacaacagatcggtacaacgtccgcattactgaagacgccgcaccgatccgcctgtcgatctcacgatccactcttcccccactcgtgaacaagactcctaggtacttgaactcctccacttggggcagggtctcctccccaacccggagatggcactccacccttttccgggcgagaaccatggactcggacttggaggtgctgattctcattccggtcgcttcacactcggctgcgaaacgatccagtgagagctgaagatcccggtcagatgaagccatcaggaccacatcatctgcaaaaagcagagacctaatcctgcagtcaccaaaccggaacccctcaacgccttgactgcgcctagaaattctgtccataaaagttatgaacagaatcggtgacaaaggacagccttggcggagtccaaccctcactggaaacgtgttcgacttactgccggcaatgcggaccaagctctgacactgatcatacagggagcggaccgccacaataagacagtctgataccccatactttctgagcactccccacaggactcccccgagggacacggtcgaatgccttctccaagtccacaaagcacatgtagactggttgggcaaacccccatgcaccctcaagaaccctgcccaaagtatagagctggtccacagttccatgaccaggacgaaaaccacactgttcctcctgaatccgaggttcgactatccggcgtagcctcctctccagtacacctgaataaaccttaccgggaaggctgaggagtgtgatcccacgatagttggaacacaccctccggtcccccttcttaaagagagggaccaccaccccggtctgccaatccagaggtatgatgtgccataaattattttaattttttttcaaaaagattcgaattagcaaggttttttttcttcatttttttggttgaattttggattttaaagagttgaaattgaagatgaactatgtttcaaaatttaattttcattttttttttcgtgttttttcctcttttaaaccgttcaattaagtgttattttcatcatttattctcaacagaaaaccttccgtagaaggaaaaaaaatgtacgatggaatgaccgacagaaatacccttttatatatatatatatatatatatatatatatatatatatatatatatatatatatatgttgtctgtctatctgtgttggccctgcgatgaggaggcgacttgtccagggtgtaccccgccttccgcccgattgtagctgagataggcgccagcgccccccgctaacccgaaagggaataagcggtagaaaaatggatggatatatatatatatatatatatatatatatatatatatatatatatatatgtaggtgtgggaaaaaatcacaagactacttcatctctacagatctgtttcatgaggggttccctcaatcatcaggagattttaatggaagcattcacatacaatggtttatatagagcacagagtgggtgggtacaggcaggcgtaggggcgtggtgattggcttatgtgttacctaggaggtgtttccgtctgtggcggcatgttgaaattatttcactgcgcttgttgagagatgacaggtctggatgatatataataaacagtttctcttttaagcataggttgcatcttttattaccactgttgtaaggtgtgctggatgcaagaatttgccatgttattgaatattcaacattattgtctttaaggttccaaatgtgcttgctgagttctgtagaattccgcaaagtctggtttctaaaggaggcgttgtgattattccatcgtgttttgaacgctccttcggttaatcctacgtacgtgtcagatgtgttaatgtccttgcgtgttacctttgcttggtaaacgactgatgtctgtaagcaccttccgttgagagggcaatcaggtttcttgcgacagttacattcattattggtttcagagtcgtttagtctggaggtaggcagtccttttgcaattgctttgttgtggtttgaaatgatttgttgtatgttattcatacagctgtagctcaatttaatgttgttcttgttgaatatttttcttagggtgttgcctttggggaagtgtttgtcgatcagagtgaggaacttgcggccgatgttggttgagacgtctttgctgaatggcggattgtaccagatgatgttgtttcgttttctgctcttttttggttggttttccTGGAgcgggttcataggtgagggtgaagttgtatccgctttcatcaagtgctttctggtacgggggggggttgcttggtcgaattcgatagccttttattaattccggtaggtattcttttggtggtggtgggtgggtggttgctgtcgtggtgcacgtattggagtgttgtgttgggtttcgtgaatggttggtagctgttatttctcaggttaaaagtgacgtcgaggaagttgacggtttgcttgttggcttcaatcgtgatccgtaggccgttttctttgaagatttggcatatgcgcttcttggtgttctcgctgctccttggcgaggcgcggcacactgccagtccatcatcacggtaaataccaaggttcaggttgaggctagcaagctgggagaggaggaaactcccaacgagtttgcacgtttctgctccgtcaaatatatatatatatatatatatatatatatatatatatatatatatatatgtatatatatatatatatatatatatatgtttctatatacatttattgtgagaaatcattaagatgatcagtgtttccacaaatattaatgtcattaattattaataataacagagttaaaggtcaattgagcaaattggctatttctggcaattcatttaagtgtgtatcaaactggtagcccttggcattaatcagtacccaagaagtagctcttggtttcaaaaaggttggtgacccctgacctagagccagatgtggctcttttgatgactgcacctggctctcaggcggcttagctcggttggtagagtggccgtgtctgcaacttgagggttgcaggttcgattcccgcttgtgccatcctggttactgccgttgtgtccttttggcaagacaccttacccacctgctcccagtgccacccacactggtttaaatgtaacttagatattgggtttcactatgtaaagcgctttgagtcacttgagaaaagggctatataaatacaactcacttcacttcatcttagctgacattgcttactaTAAGTAATGAATTATTCCACTGGTAATCCCAGTGTTAAAAAATAGttaagtgaagggaattatatttatatagcacttttctctaatgacccaaagcgctttacatagtgaaacccaatatccaagttccatttaaaccagtttgggtggcaccgagagcaggtgggtaaagtgtcttgcccaaggacacaacggcagtgactaggatggctgaagagggaatcgaacctggaaccctcaagttgctcgaCCAACCCACATTCTAAAACAATTCATCGAAAAATGTCTGAGAAATATACTTTAATGCGGGTATACGGTCGCATTGCACTAATTTAGCGGAAGAAACAGTGGGAAAAAATGAACAAGgaactaaaacaatttataaaACAATGGTTGGGTTAACATGTCACTATGACTGGAAAAAATTATTAGGACACGTTTCAAAGAGGGATTGCTAGAAAATTAACACCACCACCTTGCAACAGGACATCTTGGATAAGAGGAGCAATCAGTTCAAGAATTCGCATgtttggtaagaagtattttatttattattagttagcgTCACAGTAAaacgttatttaaaaaaataagacttattatactctaaaaatgttggtcttacataaaaaaatgcatgcctttagttgtattcagtgttaaaaaaatatgatatggctctcacggtaatacaatataaaatatttggctttcatggctctctccgccaaaaagattcccgacccctgctctaaatggtCTGTCTGTGTACAGTAGCTGAATAAGGTAGCTAAAATATTACTAAACTTTCTCAATATGATGAATTGTTGTTGTACATCACAATAGTAAACATAATGAAAATAGTACTAATAATCACCTTcattacagcaaataaactgcatttcttaataTCTTAAAAATGTAAAGCCTGGGgccgggatatatatatatatatatatatatatatatatttgtatgtatgtatatatatatacacatacatatatacatacatacatacatacatacatacatacatacatacatatatatatatatatatatatatatatatatatatatatagtgaatgttgtctgtctatctgtgttggccctgcgatgaggtggcgacttgtccagggtgtacgccgccttccgcccgattgtagctgagataggcactagcgcccaccgcgaccccgaagggaataagtggtggaaaaatggatggatagatatatatggatatatatatatatatatgtgtgaatatatatatatatatatatatatatatatatatatatatatatatgtgtatatatatatatgtatatatatatgtgtatatatatgtatgtatatatatgtatatatatatatgtgtatatatatacatatatgtgtatatatatatatacatatatatatgtatatatatgtgtatatatatacacatatatatatatgtatatatacacatatatatgtatatatatgtgtatatatatacacatatatatatatgtatatatacacacatatatatatatatatacatatatatatacatatatatgtgtatatatatgtgtgtatatatacatatgtgtatatatatatgcgtgtatatatatatatatgtatatatatatatacatatatgtgtatatatatatatgtatatatacatatatatatacacatatatatacatatatatgtgtatatatatatatgtgtgtgtatatatacatatgtgtatatatatgtgtgtgtatatatacgtatatatatatatatatatatatatatatatatatatatatatacacacacacacacacacagacacacacacacaaacacacaaatatatttagagCACAAAGATGTCTTGTTATCGttaagaaaatgcatttttagacaatataaaTTCCCTGAGCTGTTTGGAGACCCTGGGAGtaacaagcgctagaaaatggattagaaaggacggactttaaaaaaaataaataaataaattctttaacttgggacttcccacgaGCCTGATTTTGGACACTGGCAGGCCGGACccggcccgtgggccgtagtttggggaccccatgATGTAATCGATAAAAAACGtgtgatgctggatgtcaataaaaaaaataaaaataagtaaaagctATTCAGTCAATAATTtgtttttagtgcatgtaaacttttTGAGTGTGTGGATGTGGGGTGCTGATGTCTGAATTAGTGTGGTGTGTGGGGGCCCTTCAggagtctaataataataataataataataataatgggaacgcctcgggaagagctggatgaagtggctggggagaattaagtctgggcttccctgcttaggctgctgcccccgcgcccGGACcacggataagcagaagaagatggatggttggaCATTAATATTGAAGCCAAAAATGGGGCCACACACAGATTGCTTCGGGTCCATCTTGAAGCCTGTGGAAGCTGACACCTCGCTCTTAACACACTTTAGGCGCCATGCGGCTCAGGAAATGGTGCGTTTACAACCTGGCACTTATTCtgtgagggcaaaaaaaaaaaaaaagtagctttGGGCCGGAAAGCAAGAAGAATACATGTCTAAAATCCTACTTGAAGGAGTTTGTGTGGAAAGACACTTTTATTTCCTATTTTTCATCCGTGAAAGGACAAAACCCCAACAAAGTAGCGAGAAAAACGAGGTTCATTGAACGCATTTTATTGCAATGCGGAGGATAATACAAAACAGGTAGAAACGTTGACTAAAATAACTTAAATGCAGATATTTACAGTTATTCACAGCAATAAATATAGAAATAtattaaagcattttttttttttggaagtccTTTTAGTTGAGTTTGTCCATTTGCTCTTCATCAACGTCGTCCTCCTCTTCCTCGGTGTCGTCCTCGCTGCTGGAGGGGTCGTTAAAGGGGCAGATGGTCGCCTGGACCGGGTAGTTCTGCAGGAGCATCTCGGCCTCTCGGTACAAGTAGTCAAAACACTTGGTTTTGGGCCAGAAtaacctggaaaaaaaaaataaaaaagggagaAAATTCATGATTTGGTCAAAATAAATAtactatttttttataaatattttaatgtatgtaaaatgttttaaaaagttgttgttttttcctgaaaaaaaaaacgtacttGACTGGGTGGACGAACATGGCTGGTTTGGCTGGTTGCGTTCCAGCGCTTGTTCTGGTCTCGGTTCCGGTCCACGGTCTCCACAGGCGAGACTGCGGGTTCGCGTCGTTGTTGCCGAGTGGAGCTAAAAGATTAAATCCACCAACGTCCATGGCTGCAGTGAAGAAAGGAGGAAAAAAAGTACGATCCTCGGGGCGTGGGTTCCGAAGTGAGTCCGAGATGGGATGCCAGGGTCCTCCTTTTTATCCGCGCTGCCAAATTGGACTTTTGACGCGTCTCCAAAAGTGTGGAGGTGTGAAGTCACACCGGAGCAAACCTCACACAACATATGGACCAAACTTGCCCCGTTTTGGACGTTTGGGGTCGTAATTCGagataaaatatgtcattatttaACAAAATGTGTCTCTATATAGGTTAAACCAGTGCGTATTTGCGCAGCAAAATTGCGCAATTATATAGATAGGATAGgcctataaataaataaaaacgtgaCTTAAAAGTATCATTCAAGGAATAAAACtacatttaaatgtttaaaagCGAACATTAAAGCACATTTGTAAGCTTTTTTATAACAAAATGTGTCTCTATATAGGTTAAACCAGTGCGTATTGAGGCACCAAAATTGTGCAATGTgatatatataacaaaaatgacttaaaagtatcaatcaaggaataaaactacatttaaatgtttaaaagCGAACATTAAAGCATATTTGTAAGCTTTTTTATAACAAAATGTGTCTTTATATAGGCTAAACCAATGCATATTTACGCACCAAAATTGGGCAATTTGATATATAGTATGGgcctataaataaaaaaaattacttaaaagtatcaatcaaggaATAAAACTACATTTAAATGCGAACATTAAAGCACATTTGTAAGCTTTTTTATAACAAAATGTGTCTTTATATAGGCTAAACAAGTGCATATTTACGCACCAAAATTGGGCAATTTGATATATAGGATAGgcctatatttttaaaaaaaattacttaaaaGTATTAATCAAGAAATACAACtacatttaaatgtttaaaagcgaacattaaaacacatttgtaaGCTTTTTTGTAACAAAATGTGTCTCTATTTAGGTTAAACCAGTGCGTATTTATGCACCAAAATTGCgcaatttgatatatatataacaaaaatgacttaaaagtatcaatcaaggaataaaactacatttaaatgtttaaaagCGAACATTAAAGCACATTTGTAAGCTTTTTTATAACAAAATGTGTCTCTATATAGGTTAAACCAGTGCGTATTTACGCTGCAAAATTGCGCAATTTGATATATAGGATAGgcctatatataaaaaaatgacttaaaagtatcaatcaaggaATAAAACTACATTTAAATGCGAACATTAAAGCACATTTGTAAGCTttttttataacatgtgtccTATATAGGCTAAACCAATGCGTATTTACGCAGCAAAATTGCGCAATTTGATACATAAGATAGgcctataaataaaaaaaagtgacttAAAAGTATCATTCAATGAATAAAACTACTTTTAAATGATTAAAAGCGAACATTAAAGCACATTTGTAagcatttttaaaacaaaatgtgTCTCTATATAGGCTAAACCAGCGCATATTTACGCACCAAAATTGGGCAATTTGATATATAGGATAggcctatataaaaaaaattacttaaaaGTATCAAGAAATAAAACtacatttaaatgtttaaaagCGAACATTAAAGCACATTTGTAAGCTTTTTTTTATAACAAAATGTGTCTCTATATAGGTTAAACCAGTGCGTATTTACGCAGCAAAATTGCgcaatttgatatatatataacaaaaatgacttaaaagtatcaatcaagaaATACAACtacatttaaatgtttaaaagCGAACATTAAAGCACATTTGTAagctttttttataaaaaaatgtgtctctaTATAGGTTAAACCAGTGTGTATTTACGCAGCAAAATTGCGCAAATTGATATATAGGAtaggcctaaaaaaaaaaaaatacttaaaagtattaatcaagaaataaaactacatttaaatgtttaaaagCGAACATTAAAGCACATTTGTAAGctttttttatagcaaaatgTGTCTCTATATAGGTTAAACCAGTGCGTATTTACGCAGCAAAATTGCACAAATTGATATACAGGATAGgcctataaataaataaaaatacttaaaactaTTAATCAAGGAATAAAACtacatttaaatgtttaaaagCGAACATTAAAGCACATTTGTAAGCTTTTTTATAACAAAATGTGTCTCTATATAGGTTAAACCAGTGCATATTTACGCACCAAAATTAGGCAATTTGATATATAGGATAGgcctataaataaaaaaaattacttaaaagtatcaatcaaggaATAAAACTACATTTAAATGCGAACATTAAAGCACATTTGTAAGCTTTTTTATAACAAAATGTGTCTTTATATAGGCTAAACCAGTGCATATTTACGCACCAAAATTGGGCAATTTGATATATAGGATAGgcctataaataaaaaaaattacttaaaaGTATTAATCAAGAAATACAACtacatttaaatgtttaaaagcgaacattaaaacacatttgtaaGCTTTTTTATAACAAAATGTGTCTCTATATAGGTTAAACCAGTGCGTATTTATGCACCAAAATTGCgcaatttgatatatatataacaaacatgacttaaaagtatcaatcaaggaataaaactacatttaaatgtttaaaaacgaACATTAAAGCATATTTGTAAGcttttttattacaaaatgtgtCTCTATATGGGCTAAACCAGTGCGTATTTAAGCACCAAAATTGGGCAATTTGATATATAGGATAggcctatataaaaaaaatgacttaaaagtatcaatcaagaaataaaactacatttaaatgtttaaaagCGAACATTTAAGCACATTTGTAAgcttttttttatagcaaaatgTGTCTCTATATAGGTTAAACTTTATATAGGTTAAACCAGTGCATATTTACGCACCAAAATTGGGCAATTTGATAAATAGGATAGgcctataaataaaaaaaaagtgacttaAAAGTATCATTGAAGAAATAAAACtacatttaaatgtttaaaagCGAACATTAAAGCACATttgtaagcttttttttttataacaaaatGTGTCTCTATATAGGTTAAACCAGTGCGTATTTACGCATCAAAATTGTGCAATTTGAGATATATAACAAAAATGACTTAAAAATATCATTCaatgaataaaactacatttaaatgtttaaaagCGAACATTAAAGCATATTTGTAAGCTTTTTTATAACAAAATGTGTCTTTATATAGGCTCAACCAGTGCATATTTACGCACCGAAATTGGgcaatttgatatatatatataacaaaaatgacttaaaagtatcaatcaagaaataaaactacatttaaatttttaaaagcGAACATTAAAGCACATTTGTAAGCTTTTTTATAACAAAATGTGTCCTATATAGGTTAAACCAGTGCGTATTCACGCACCAAAATTGCGCAATTTGATATATAGGATAGgcctataaataaaaaaagtgacttaaaattataatttaaggaataaaaatacatttaaatgtttaaaagtGAACATTAAAGCACATTTGTAAGCTTTTCCTTCCATTAAAGGCTCTTATCTGCGCACCATTTGGGTGATGGGAGGTGTGAAGACACACGCGTCCCACTTGACGGATCCCCCCCGCTGCGTGGGTGTTGGaggggagggggggcgggggggggggggggggggttgtgacACGCGTCCGCGTATGCGTGCATTAGCatgattgtccaaaaaaaaaaaaaaaaggagaaagggGGGAGTCCATAGCTCACATAACGGGGGCCTCGGAGTGAAGTGGGCATTGGGGCCCCTGGCACGGGGTCGTTCAATTgtgtcaaatgtaaaaaaaaaaaaaacacatcatgcATGTGGAGATAAAATAGATATAATCAACGATAAGATTCAGAATATGAATCTGGTAAAGGATGCCACCCCCTGACGAAAGTACAAAATGGTTCCTTCaattacaacaggggtgtccaaactttttccactgagggcctcacactgaaaaatcaaaagcAAGCGAgggccatttatttaaaaaaaaaaaaaaaaaaaaacaatatatgtataaaaaatatatacatttaggcctccactcaggcttgagttttggtaaaaataaaatgttaaaaatgtgtcattattcagtgttattatttcagttttaaatctgtagatcaacatgaGGTCTATCTGTtataagatttaagttgtatgctctttttgtcaaagaaaaaaatatattaaatattttcacccaataacattttgaagtagaatatttgagattatataataattggagtcgtaaaaaaggtcaacaactcataacaccattgattttaattcactataatttttgtgcaatgacacttaaaaacaaactcATTAAAAtggtaaaatataaataatatatttttttttttttactgtttacttttaatataatggtctcgagatcaacttcaaatctattaagtttttttgtagtttatgttttttgtttgtttgttttaggtccttctttgacaaaaaactgctcagttttttttatatggcaaacacaaaatatgcaatatttgccccaaaaatatctcaaagtggaatatttaatgtgacgtaattggagccttgaattggtcaataattcataattgattttgattcacaattttttttttttttttaaagaaagcaacatcctgcatggcagctttgtgttattagagtaaacattgcaacatcttcttgttacatttcacttgtttgctcttttataccactttttatgttttttatttttttccaaagtatttttaaaatgtgccgtggggctgttaaaaaaatgacctgagaaccgcaaatggccccccggggccgcactttggataccCCTTAATTATGACTTCACTCAACAGGACGTCATCAAAGCTCGCctttaagcattcacacacaacacacacaacacacacacacacacacgtaaagttgaaaagccagcatcagtgatggtatgggggtgaattagtgcccaaggcatgggtaacttacacatctgtgaaggcaccattaatgctgaaaggtacatacaggttttggaacaacatatgttgtcatccaagcgccgtctttttcatggacgcccctgcttatttcagtaaaacaatatcaagcaacattcagcacgtgttaaaacaacctggcttcataaaaaagggtgtgggtactttcctggcccgcctgcagtccagacctgtctcccatcaaaaatatttggcgcattatgaagcgtaaaatacgacaggggagaccccggactgttgaacgactgaagctctacataaaacaagaatgggaaagaattccacttccaaagcttcaacaattagtttcctcagttcccaaacgtttattgagtgttgttaaaagaaaaggtgatgtaacacagtggtgaacatgccctttcccaactactttggcacgtgtttcagccatgaaattctaagttaattattatttccacaagaaaaaaacaaagtttatgagtttgagcatcaaatatgttgtctttgtagaacattcaactaaatatgggttgaaaaggatttgcaaattattgtattttgtttatatttacatccaacacaatttcccaactcgtatggaattttttattttttgccggTCCAGACggatttatttttgcatttttggtctGATATGGTTATTTCAACATttggggttgccgacccctgctctaaatgaaacaacaatgggaaagaattccactttcaaagcttcaacaattagtttcctcagttcccaaacgtttattgagtgttgttaaaagaaaaggtgatgtaacacaatggtgaacatgccctttcccaactactttggcacatgttgcagccatgaaattctaggttaattattatttgcaaaaaaaaattaagtttatgagtttgaacatcaaatatgtcgtctttgtagtgcattcaactgaatatgggttgaaaattatttgcaaatcattgtattccgtttgtatttacatctaacacaatttcccaactcatttggaaacggggtttgtatttgtgttgtagaatattggttaggaaatgacccaaaactcaatggtcgaatcaacgtcaatgaaaatggtcaaaagtttactcgACAAAAGCCACGATTATAGaagaaaacttttaaaaaattggcaatattctattaataataatcggaa comes from Nerophis ophidion isolate RoL-2023_Sa linkage group LG24, RoL_Noph_v1.0, whole genome shotgun sequence and encodes:
- the LOC133542255 gene encoding protein ripply2-like, with product MDVGGFNLLAPLGNNDANPQSRLWRPWTGTETRTSAGTQPAKPAMFVHPVKLFWPKTKCFDYLYREAEMLLQNYPVQATICPFNDPSSSEDDTEEEEDDVDEEQMDKLN